From the genome of Gemmatimonadota bacterium, one region includes:
- the groES gene encoding co-chaperone GroES — translation MNVQPLGDRVLVKRLEEEEVQRGGIIIPDTAKEKPQQGEVVAAGPGRVGDNGDRVSLEVKVGDKILFGKYSGTEVNLDDSEYLMMREEDILGIVS, via the coding sequence ATGAACGTACAACCTTTGGGCGACCGGGTCCTGGTCAAACGCCTCGAGGAAGAAGAGGTACAGCGCGGCGGTATCATCATCCCCGATACGGCCAAGGAAAAGCCGCAGCAGGGCGAGGTCGTGGCGGCCGGTCCGGGGCGCGTCGGCGACAACGGCGACCGCGTGTCGCTGGAAGTCAAAGTCGGCGACAAGATCCTCTTTGGCAAGTACTCCGGCACGGAAGTCAATCTGGATGATTCCGAATACCTCATGATGCGGGAAGAGGACATCCTGGGTATCGTATCGTAG
- a CDS encoding Ldh family oxidoreductase: MPVVPFDKLNSLSRAIFEATGIPAEDAHILADHLTTSNLLGHDSHGVWFMPRYVPSLQSGYRPWEDHIVVADRPGFAQIDGNGANGIVAVTKALALAVEKARSATIGLVALRNVSHIGRLGDFPPRIAEQGMIGMVGLNGGGEFVAPYGSADRRLRPEPIAFAVPREKGPPLMLDMTLSVVAGGKVEQKIERGEPMPDGWLIDQQGRYVNDGSRYHAEPDQVAVLPLGGLQFGHKGHGLAMMIEMIIGPLSNAGCTGGKGGGGILIAALDIEAFMDPADYRAEIEAHVAYVGSAKPLPGFEKVYAPGEIEEVTRQQRLAEGIYIPDKTWTTITETAAGLGVEMPGV, from the coding sequence ATGCCCGTAGTGCCCTTCGACAAGCTCAACAGCCTGAGCCGCGCCATCTTCGAGGCGACCGGCATCCCGGCGGAAGACGCCCACATCCTCGCCGATCACCTGACGACCAGCAACCTGCTCGGGCACGATTCCCACGGGGTGTGGTTCATGCCCCGCTACGTCCCGTCCCTGCAGTCAGGTTACCGGCCCTGGGAAGACCATATCGTGGTGGCGGACCGGCCCGGTTTCGCGCAGATCGACGGGAACGGCGCCAACGGCATCGTGGCGGTGACGAAGGCCCTGGCCCTGGCGGTGGAGAAGGCGCGCAGCGCCACGATCGGCCTGGTTGCCCTGCGGAACGTATCCCACATCGGCCGGCTGGGCGACTTCCCCCCGCGGATCGCCGAACAGGGCATGATCGGCATGGTGGGACTCAACGGCGGGGGAGAATTCGTGGCGCCCTACGGCAGCGCCGACCGGCGCTTGCGGCCCGAACCCATCGCCTTCGCCGTGCCCCGGGAGAAAGGACCGCCCCTCATGCTGGACATGACGCTCAGCGTGGTCGCCGGCGGCAAGGTCGAGCAGAAAATAGAGCGCGGCGAGCCCATGCCGGACGGCTGGCTGATCGACCAGCAAGGCCGCTACGTGAACGACGGCAGCCGGTACCACGCCGAGCCGGACCAGGTGGCCGTACTGCCCCTGGGCGGCCTGCAGTTCGGCCACAAGGGGCACGGGTTGGCCATGATGATCGAGATGATCATCGGCCCCCTTTCAAATGCCGGATGCACAGGCGGCAAGGGCGGCGGCGGGATCCTGATCGCCGCGTTGGACATCGAGGCCTTCATGGACCCGGCCGACTACAGGGCGGAAATCGAAGCCCACGTCGCCTACGTGGGTTCGGCGAAACCCCTGCCGGGATTCGAGAAGGTATATGCACCGGGAGAGATCGAAGAAGTCACGCGGCAACAGCGGCTCGCTGAGGGCATTTACATCCCGGACAAGACCTGGACCACGATCACGGAAACCGCGGCCGGACTCGGCGTGGAAATGCCGGGTGTGTAG
- a CDS encoding Gfo/Idh/MocA family oxidoreductase: MPDKPVRVAVYGTGRFAQATHLPNLSRIDGVEIAALCDIDEDALREAAAQFGVDRTYTDAHAMLEAEKPDALWSIVPAFARTDVEITAAERGIQLFSEKPQAMDMSLAKRIDAAVRKGGVISTVGFRERYRPIFREARRLLRDKRVVHVRFQQIAHRPKPPASARTAWSQQVEKGGVRFFDWGVHATDYTRFMTGQNVIKSQAFLYHPEEYHTPLSSSFHYQLSDGATATLTFIECDPTGPGEEPYFKIYFDGGRLAVFGYERIEVNDEVVYEADPFDPWLAQDQAFVEAIRSNDPGLLQSDYHDGLRSLAPILAGWYSARREGALLDVERFIEKA, from the coding sequence ATGCCCGACAAACCCGTACGCGTAGCCGTCTACGGAACCGGCCGGTTTGCGCAGGCCACCCACCTGCCCAACCTGAGCCGGATCGACGGCGTCGAGATCGCGGCGCTGTGCGATATCGATGAAGACGCGCTTCGCGAAGCGGCTGCGCAGTTCGGCGTCGACCGCACCTACACGGACGCCCACGCGATGCTGGAGGCCGAAAAACCCGACGCCCTCTGGTCCATCGTGCCGGCCTTCGCCCGCACCGACGTGGAAATCACGGCGGCCGAACGCGGCATCCAGCTCTTCAGCGAGAAGCCCCAGGCCATGGACATGTCCCTGGCGAAGCGGATCGACGCGGCGGTGCGTAAGGGCGGCGTCATCAGCACGGTAGGCTTCCGCGAACGGTACCGGCCCATATTCCGGGAAGCCCGGCGGCTGCTCCGGGACAAGCGTGTCGTGCACGTCCGCTTCCAGCAGATCGCGCATAGACCGAAGCCGCCCGCCTCCGCCCGCACCGCATGGTCGCAGCAGGTGGAGAAAGGCGGCGTCCGCTTCTTCGACTGGGGCGTGCACGCCACGGACTACACCCGGTTCATGACCGGGCAGAACGTAATCAAGTCCCAGGCCTTCCTGTACCATCCGGAGGAATACCATACGCCGCTCTCTTCGTCTTTTCATTACCAATTGTCGGACGGCGCCACGGCGACGCTGACCTTCATCGAGTGCGATCCGACCGGTCCCGGCGAGGAACCCTACTTCAAAATCTACTTCGACGGCGGGAGGCTGGCGGTATTCGGTTACGAACGGATCGAAGTGAACGACGAGGTCGTCTACGAGGCCGACCCCTTCGACCCCTGGCTGGCCCAGGACCAGGCCTTCGTCGAGGCGATCCGGTCAAACGACCCCGGACTCCTTCAAAGCGACTATCACGACGGCCTCCGGTCGCTCGCGCCGATCCTGGCCGGATGGTATTCGGCACGCCGGGAAGGGGCCCTCTTGGACGTGGAACGGTTTATCGAGAAGGCGTGA
- a CDS encoding helix-turn-helix transcriptional regulator — translation MIKNERQYLITKAQVSRFVRTLEGLSDEMGVHPLILKAQKEAVRSQLSDLEADLREYESLKSGKFKLDQLKTVKEIPTILIKARIAQGLSQKDLAERLGLKEQQIQRYEATDYASARLSRIREVAGALGVGD, via the coding sequence TTGATTAAGAACGAGAGGCAATATCTAATTACCAAAGCACAGGTATCACGATTCGTTCGTACCTTGGAAGGCCTGAGCGATGAGATGGGGGTACATCCGCTTATCTTGAAAGCGCAAAAAGAAGCAGTGCGTAGCCAGCTTTCCGATTTGGAAGCAGACTTACGTGAATATGAATCATTGAAGTCGGGCAAATTCAAGCTGGATCAGCTTAAAACCGTGAAAGAAATACCGACCATACTGATCAAAGCGAGAATTGCCCAAGGTTTGAGCCAGAAAGACCTGGCAGAGCGGCTCGGATTGAAAGAGCAGCAAATTCAACGGTACGAGGCGACTGATTATGCTTCAGCGCGTCTGTCTCGAATAAGAGAAGTTGCTGGAGCGCTGGGTGTAGGTGACTAA